GAGACGCTGGCCATCCCGACCTACATCGCCCTAGAGGCGTTCCTGTCGTTCATCGGCCTGGGTGTCAACCCGCCGACACCCTCCTGGGGATCGATGATCGCCGACGGCTCGGGTGTTGTCCGCAGCTATCCCAACCAGGTGCTTGCTCCAGCCCTGGCGCTGGCGATCACCATGTTCGCCTTCAACTTCCTGGGCGACGGGCTGCGC
The sequence above is drawn from the Anaerolineales bacterium genome and encodes:
- a CDS encoding ABC transporter permease subunit, which encodes ETLAIPTYIALEAFLSFIGLGVNPPTPSWGSMIADGSGVVRSYPNQVLAPALALAITMFAFNFLGDGLRDALDPRLRGTQ